AGTATCTCGGCTTATTATCCCTAACGGCAAGCCTTGCAAATATACCTACGATTTTACAATTTCTTTGTGCGGCAAGTATCGAATAAACAGATTCAAACGTATCTTTATCAATTGATTTTCTGTTTTTTAAATAATGGTTTATACAATGCTCTACCGTTTGCTCCGAAACATCACGCCTTGCATCTTCTAAAAGCGAGACGATATCATATACCGGAGAGCCTATAACTGCATCTTGGAAGTCAAGCAGCCCCACATTATTTACACCGAGCCTTTCAGGCAGCCACATTAAATTGTCGGCATGATAATCACGCAAAACCACCACATCATCACTCACCTTGGTAAAATTCAATAACCTTTCCCAAATGGCGATATATTCTTCAACAACGGTATTTGTATTTTCTTCTGGGTTGGTATGCGGAAGATACCAGTCGGGTAACAGCATGACCTCTTTCATTAATAATTCACCGTCATAATCCGGTGTTTTTTGAGGTAATGTAGACCTGTCCAACTGGATAAGAACGTCAATGGCAGCCTGATATAGTTCAAGCTCATTATAATCCGATGATATATCCGATTTACCCGATAGAACATTGGTAAAGCTGTCATTTCCGAAATCTTCAAGCAGCATAAATCCGTTTTTTTCATCAAAATCGAATATTTCAGGGGCACTTAACCCTCTCCTTCTTAAATAATTATCTATATTGACAAAGGAGGATATATTTTCTTTTTCAGGGGGAGCGTCCATCAGCATTATGCTTTTATCGCCCTCTACTAGCCTTTCATAACTGCGGAAAGAAGCGTCACTTGAAAGTTTTATTCTTTTGGCATTATTAAGTTTATGTTTTTCTATATAATTAGATATTAATTTTTCTCTATTCTTCATTATTAAAAAACCGTTATATTATATAATGTTATGCATTTTTTCCCGCCAGTTACCAAAACCTTCTATCGTCACCGAACGTCTGCCGCTTTTCTCAACAAGGTTCAGTAATAACCTATTTTCAGGAACTATGCTACTTATAATTTGAGACCACTCTATAAGGCAGACACCTTCATCAAATGCATCATAAATGCCGATTTCCTCTACTTCATTTATATCTTCTATGCGGTAAAGGTCAAAGTGCCATATAGTAAAATTTTTCGTATTATATGGGTGGACGATATTGAATGTCGGGCTAAGTATGTCCTCTTCATTTTCAAGCAGGCTGTTGATAAAATAGCGTGCAAAAGTGGTTTTGCCCGTGCCTAGGTCGCCGTTTAACTCGATAACGTCGCCTGTTTGGACGTATTTTGCGATTTTTTCTGCCAATGCCTTTGTTTGTTCAAGGCTGTCTATTTCAATTTGCATGTGTCAGTAGTTTTTTATTGTTCCTTTTTATTGTGAAGGTAACTTTTGTCCCCTCACCTTCTTTAGATTCTATTTTTATCTTACCGCCATGTAATTCTACAATGCTTTTTGCCACTGAAAGCCCCAGCCCTGTGCCTGAGTTCTTCGACTTTAAGCTATTATCGCTAGTAAAGAACCTATCGAATACTTTATTCTTTATTTTTTTACTTATTCCGATTCCATTATCCGCAACTGAAAATGTAAGTTCCCCTTTCGTTCCTTTTTCTGCCGATATTATTATCTTGCCACCTTTATCCGTGAACTTGATAGAATTACTCAGCAAGTTAAATATAACCTGTTTTAAGCGTTTTTCATCACCTAACAGCTTCCCGATATTTTTAGGGCATTTTACAGAAAGGGAAATGCCCTCTTTTTTACATTTTAAGGAAACGATTTTAGAAATGGAATTTAACATTGAACATATATCGAACTCTTTTACATCAAGGGTCATATAGCCCGCTTCCATTGAAGCTAGGTCTAATACGTCATTAATCAATGTCATTAATTCGCTTGATGAGTTGATGATTGATTTAACATAGTCTTTTTGCTTTAGGTTCAATCTACCCAGATATTCTTCCTCAAGCATTTCTGAAAAGCCCATAATAGATGTAAGCGGAGTTCTTAATTGGTAAGATACGCTTGCCAAAAATTCCGTTTTTAATTTATCCACTTCCTCTAATGCCGCATTTCTTTCTTTTAAGTTCCTTTGTGCCTGAAAAGTCGACGTTATATCCTGATATGACAATAGATAGTTCCCGTCAGGAAGTGACACTATCGTTTTGTCAATCACCTTACCGTCGGTTCTTTCGATACGTTTTTTAATAGGTGTTTTAGTGGTGGGTCTTTCCATTACTTCTTTTTTATACCCCTCCCAATCATCTCCGTAATTGAATAGAGGTTTGGAAACTTCTATAAGGTCATAGTTCTTGGGCTTTTTATCAAGCATTGGGGCTTCATGCGGCCACATCTCTTCATATTTGGGGTTGTATAGCTTTAATGTACCGTCACGACCGAACACGGCTACACCCTCGCTCAAATTGTCCAGAGTTTCTTTTTGCACCTCAATAAGAGTATTGTATGAGCGTTCCATAGCAAAGCGGTCGGTCATATCCTCATATGCAAATAAAAGCCCTCCAAGGGCGTGCGGTATAACAATTACACGCAGTGCCTTTCCGTCAGGCAGATAGAAAAATTCATCACGCGTACTCATCAGATCCTGAAATAACTTTAATTGTTCGGTTCTGAACTTGGCAAAATCAGCCTGCTCCGGAAGCATTCTTTTTTCACGCAGTTTTTCCATTATCTCGGCATATGTAGGGTGTGTATTAAGCCACTTTTCTTCAAAATTCCATAATTTTACAAAAGCATTGTTAAAAAACTTCAATTTCATATTTGCACCATAGATTGCCATGGCACTTGATGAGCTTTCAAGCAAGTCGGAGTGTGCCGATATGTGTCGTGACAGCTCTTGTTCCACCTCTTCTTGTTTGGTTATATCTACGGCATAGCCTATTATACCTTCACATTGTTCCGGTTCCTGTTCTATTATTTCAAAGAACCTTCTTTCCCCACCGACTATCATATGTTTTTTCATACGAAGAGTACGGTGTTTTTTAACGGCCATTTTGGAAAGTTCCTGAAGATTGTCGTCAAGTTCGGGTATCTCGTTTATCCTAAGCGTTTCTTCAAGACTATCATTTGCTACTTTGCTGTATGAAAAGTTACAATGCTTGATATTGAATTTTTTATCCCTCCACCATATAGGTAGTGGAATAGTATTGAATATATTAATATAATCCTTTGATTCTTTTATCAATCTTGAGTTTTCGGATTTTAGGCGTTTTATTTCATTGCAGTATTCCGAAATGTTATAAAACCAGATTACTATACCTGCAATTTCGTTCGATTCGTTTTCTATAGCATTTCCGTAGCAGTGTATTATCTTAACGTCATTTTCCGTGTTAAAGTTGAAATCGGCTGCAAATGTACTTTGTTCGAAACTTAATAGTTTTTTTCGTATTTCTATTAATTTATCCTTATCACTACCGAAAAAATTCGCTAACTGCTCAAAACTCTGAATCTCACTTTTATAATTAAAGATAGTAAATAGATTTAAGGAAAAGAATTCGGTTTTATTGATATTGTCAAAATAGTAATATCCGCCCAGTGATGCACTTTCAATTATATTGTTCTTTTCTATGATTGATTTTAGCCTTAACGACCTTTTAAATTCCACCCTCCATATCAAAAAAAACAGAACACTCGTCGTTGCGAGCAAAGTAACAATGACAATTCTGTATATTTCCATCATGACGATAATAAAATATTATATTTACTTGATTTAAGAACTAGCATACTTATTTTCTACAGACAATCTTTAAAACAAATTGACAATTTATTATATAAATATAAAAAATATAGCCAATTAACCATAAATCAGGATTACAAAATGAAATATTTTATTATTATACTTGCCGGACTATCTTTGTTATTACAGGGCTGTACGCAAAATGCCTATACGGGACAATCACAGGCAAGCAAGACTTCAATAGGTGCGGGCATCGGAGCAGGAGTAGGCGTTCTTGCAGGCGTGCTTAGTGCCGATAACGCCAAGGATAGACGCAAGAATGCGTTAATAGGTGCGGGTATAGGAGCCGCTGCCGGAGGTGGTGCAGGTTATTTTATGGACAGGCAGGAAGCTGAATTGCGTCAAACCCTTCAAAATACAGGTGTTAGCGTAACAAGAAACGGTAAAAACATTACCCTGAACATGCCGGGAAATATCACATTTGATACTAACCAAAGTAATATAAAACCGGAATTTTACGGTACTTTAAATTCTATAGCTATCGTGTTGAAAAAATTCAACCAAACAGGTGTAAGGGTTGACGGTCATACCGACAGTACCGGCTCTGATTCACACAATCTGAAACTTTCTCAGGACAGGGCTTCATCTGTAGCTCAGTACCTTGCAAGTCAGGGTATCGGTTATAACAGATTGTCATCACAGGGCTTTGGCGAGTCTTCTCCGATTGCCGCAAATAACACTGATGCCGGAAGGTCTGCCAATAGAAGAGTTGAAATTCAACTATTCCCTCTATAAAAATCAGCGATTCATAAACAAGTTCGCTAACAATTGTCATCCCCCGAATTTTCGTAGAAAATTATAGGGGGATCTTTTGCCGTTTACAGAAGATCCTCGCACAGAGGCGAGGATAACAATTGTAAATCTTGAAAAGTAAAAATACCATAATCGTATATTCCGATATAAAAGATTTGCAAATATCGACAAAAAGTATTTTAGTTGCATTTACACGTTCCTTATTAACACGGAGATTGAAATGCAAAGTCAGAATATTAAAGTAATGGCAGTCGATGATGATGACATTAATCTTGAAATACTAATTAAAAATCTAAAAGATTCCGGTTA
This DNA window, taken from Alphaproteobacteria bacterium CG11_big_fil_rev_8_21_14_0_20_39_49, encodes the following:
- a CDS encoding aminoglycoside phosphotransferase, with the translated sequence MKNREKLISNYIEKHKLNNAKRIKLSSDASFRSYERLVEGDKSIMLMDAPPEKENISSFVNIDNYLRRRGLSAPEIFDFDEKNGFMLLEDFGNDSFTNVLSGKSDISSDYNELELYQAAIDVLIQLDRSTLPQKTPDYDGELLMKEVMLLPDWYLPHTNPEENTNTVVEEYIAIWERLLNFTKVSDDVVVLRDYHADNLMWLPERLGVNNVGLLDFQDAVIGSPVYDIVSLLEDARRDVSEQTVEHCINHYLKNRKSIDKDTFESVYSILAAQRNCKIVGIFARLAVRDNKPRYLNYLPRVWKHLEKGIQHPVLEPLNKWFESVLPTDIRKPGSFIISRKEAVVG
- a CDS encoding tRNA (adenosine(37)-N6)-threonylcarbamoyltransferase complex ATPase subunit type 1 TsaE; protein product: MQIEIDSLEQTKALAEKIAKYVQTGDVIELNGDLGTGKTTFARYFINSLLENEEDILSPTFNIVHPYNTKNFTIWHFDLYRIEDINEVEEIGIYDAFDEGVCLIEWSQIISSIVPENRLLLNLVEKSGRRSVTIEGFGNWREKMHNII
- a CDS encoding cell envelope biogenesis protein OmpA — encoded protein: MKYFIIILAGLSLLLQGCTQNAYTGQSQASKTSIGAGIGAGVGVLAGVLSADNAKDRRKNALIGAGIGAAAGGGAGYFMDRQEAELRQTLQNTGVSVTRNGKNITLNMPGNITFDTNQSNIKPEFYGTLNSIAIVLKKFNQTGVRVDGHTDSTGSDSHNLKLSQDRASSVAQYLASQGIGYNRLSSQGFGESSPIAANNTDAGRSANRRVEIQLFPL